One segment of Fusarium oxysporum f. sp. lycopersici 4287 chromosome 7, whole genome shotgun sequence DNA contains the following:
- a CDS encoding eukaryotic translation initiation factor 3 subunit I translates to MRPILLAGHERALTQIRFNKDGDLIFSVAKDQQICAWFSHNGERLGTYHGHVGAIWTVDVNPTSTMIASGSADNTIRLWEVKTGRLIKTWEFPTAVKRVEFNEDATKLLGVTEKRMGYLSNIVVIDINPDLNAEQTDEKALTIVCDESKATVAGWSALSKYIIAGHEDGSVSRYDAKTGDLLDNVPVHELNQPIVDLQWSPDRTYFITACKDKTAKLISARDLEVLKTYTADTPLNSATITPKKEFVILGGGQAAMDVTRTSARQGKFEARFYHKIFEDEIGRVRGHFGPLNTVAADPTGKSYASGGEDGYVRVHHFDKGYFDFNYEVERERINRMQ, encoded by the exons ATGAGGCCCATTCTTCTTGCCGGGCACGAGCGTGCGCTCACCCAGATCAG ATTCAACAAAGATGGCgacctcatcttctccgtCGCAAAGGATCAGCAAATCTGCGCCTGGTTCTCCCACAACGGCGAGCGACTTGGAACCTACCACGGCCACGTCGGTGCCATCTGGACAGTCGATGTTAACCCCACCTCAACCATGATCGCCTCTGGTTCTGCCGACAACACCATCCGTCTCTGGGAAGTCAAGACTGGCCGCCTCATCAAGACCTGGGAGTTCCCCACCGCCGTCAAGCGAGTCGAGTTCAACGAAGATGCCACCAAGTTGCTGGGAGTTACTGAGAAGCGAATGGGTTACCTCTCTaacatcgtcgtcatcgacATCAACCCCGATCTCAACGCTGAGCAGACCGACGAGAAGGCTCTCACTATTGTTTGCGACGAGAGCAAGGCCACCGTTGCTGGCTGGAGTGCTCTCAGCAAGTACATCATCGCCGGCCATGAGGATGGTAGCGTGAGCCGATACGATGCCAAGACCGGTGATCTTCTCGACAACGTTCCCGTCCATGAACTCAACCAGCCCATTGTCGATCTCCAGTGGTCTCCCGACCGTACCTACTTTATCACCGCATGCAAGGACAAGACTGCCAAG CTCATCTCTGCCCGCGATCTCGAGGTCCTCAAGACCTATACAGCCGACACACCCCTTAATAGTGCCACTATCACCCCCAAAAAGGAATTCGTCATCCTCGGTGGTGGTCAGGCCGCTATGGATGTTACCCGAACTTCTGCCCGTCAGGGTAAGTTCGAGGCTCGTTTCTATCACAAGATCTTCGAGGACGAGATTGGTCGTGTGCGAGGTCACTTCGGTCCTCTGAACACTGTCGCTGCCGATCCCACAGGCAAGAGCTACGCCAGCGGCGGAGAGGACGGATACGTGCGAGTTCACCACTTCGACAAGGGCTACTTCGACTTCAACTACGAGGTTGAGAGGGAACGAATCAACCGAATGCAGTAG